The following are from one region of the Gadus chalcogrammus isolate NIFS_2021 chromosome 19, NIFS_Gcha_1.0, whole genome shotgun sequence genome:
- the LOC130372470 gene encoding myomegalin-like isoform X7 — protein sequence MRIVLELTVCYFRVCFPKEGCDLGCRLPDSMDDGDCSPDSMTALSFPDKMTPIKLLTMKDYENQIAALKKENFNLKLRIYFMEERMQQKCDDSTEDVFKTNIELKVELESMKRDMSEKQELLVSASKALESLAVRDTGDCQRVGERARRDMDALQQALNKKIADLEQDLHAAEEEVEKMAAIAEKEKLRNIDLEKQLVALGLSEAFTPVHEPNNDLQQALREKDGIIENLRISLRDKEGLINQKTNADQGAETPAHDHIKQLTILICDKDQQLQELREQLGGERDKAQRDYKGFAKREHDVTQLESTNKLLNNELTQIKSSNEHLTKTLAEAQNQSKALSGKLDEKENDLCSERKNSLKRDKTIQGLSQVLKEKEKEILELCHEIEDRDEALAKARETAHKAQLQKYQGAEEHQSLLMEKQAELAHLQGEHHTKVLEAQKLQRALARREQELADMQQAKEQLEFELEDFQQQKKKGDKALNDLQNQLKKLSGEIGDRESALEQHYQALLDETTRKLQVHEVSIQRLTSTLADKEQQLQEYLNMVRDFEQSRSPGGSDVMLSKLRDRLKEKEKALEKALDEKFAAIEEKDNEIHQLQLALREKERDLERLNNLLTHNNETINSFDSVIKEKDVELQHLANTLNNLQRAKQDLEDNLNRALREKDSIISQLQLSLQGKTNDMEEMAQAMLSQSQSQAHDLAEKMGQRLKVTEAMLAEATKARENLVTDNESAVEGLLATIGSKDKLLKESSEHYNRMLSEYTREIQELKRQLVDGQQQLRAAEKHRSTATQDGHLEAAELKLLLVEKDSLIKELMERGQNTDGFLAEPRIKEESDHVLELKHTVQILKERLIEREAELTKMNGEGHIENITVTRRTMVILKKELAQQTEALNKALKRENGLKISLAELQSTLAELEALVQGHQANAESLTSTLETKDQIIAELHQRLGQRGDRQTGNGQEHGSATDTGAERSTSSLPQRERTIIGGDSQQKDLPSLSSVHDEHAALTRALKTEQQLFSSLIRTVKEQDSSQRLHALQLELTAVQLLRQQLEEGIRTNEGLRDQLEGELLQAQLREGVDPQELQSMRHQLEDAQRWNASLQARLGAIQNRAAGVGGANDTGDSLTFLGDQTSYMSICVGDRLEESLSQLSAPELRQKVVALQECVSGLQSVNIDLQQKALLLERKEDKENLSHGNTSPRTQLLAAGRAGQRRGGDGTLRPGPGQRSPMEVLPPQTGSQSHCDHDDRSLFSTGEHQIRSGDERLEQQEHNMEEMVLQGTTSQLRDELLRLGSENRELRCLLREEVLKESEWKARSEDVCDGPAGLHQTVLRLRDEAQGHLKVIGSLKEQLERKAVEASDWERRNGTLEGPLSTQLLHHTPARQRRSHKAGVRSRLPVPVRLISEPGSTFWVANQPQTLHQHTDTVEPLRDIHLNHISESDQLLSEGLEYPLSLERSTTPGSNFDEYIHRSSCSQTVSDDNPEDGEALLDDARADSCALLAQLELLHQECQEKESLIDGLEDKLAEWEEIHAQLLEKDCLNRQYAEALQAAESTIAYLTACNLDSHSGLGLGQLERSCAVSAGSDGSALQKENVELNKILQEKDRLNAHLVEFLNMTGRDIATIQASLTSPTAAASLELCSRLVSALQQMNASLAAHNPRGTVDVPWGSDRSQEQSMDRLQQGSWELNRLDTECEVGTPSEASGVLPVLNHTGTQHKDYLIRQIAGESVNKGRSRDVEGTSGCSEGSVTNGELTKCLSDCLAAAESAIASLAAHCTNTQSLSSGKSAQISPELQHHLQRLQISLQELGDLEDHGQVEAAKKPSHRHGSAASAGRKSQPSSQELHRNIQLLYQAFCDHSQRISNLQASLQEERRLRGENQTQAPAVDCLSSEGIPGNVQAQLEGLQKALKDKKKTCKILEEKLASSLKPVIIHNLPCDPAKKTPPLEQDDKCVQVDLQDLGYETSGKSENDREESSSTDLKGCLQPGDSACSLPSLLKEVQGSFSSAEYLDSTSTSYPSSPALSSNKVSLKSLQAFEDYGVSEDPVELKAQVMELRLQLENQTRVAQQMQSLLGRHIFPSNLVSTPVDASRDQHAWPGVVYGRSQERSHSAAELKEGRDREGQRMREEIGVLKQELERERSLNRNMSEQLQQVQQRSRSASPARLDSLVQSQARELSALRQQIKERRGLGLSHRRQLEELSRAFQELLQASDVDLFRGDILRGQLDKSMGILERLEGWLDRGDGQQDNKDALELAQRLSRELQEKNQQVQSLQSQLRGPSGASSCCSSSSERSPSYVVSGSGRGSPTAQSPTARSPSTHSGALAPHGHTDGGGAKAGGGVDRSPGDQSPGDRHRSSRTQGARLWRENGGLQEQLRGSQELNATLRSELELQRSVQAQQGPRHPEPRDSPDGPVSPPQADSDGREAEARPEARAAARQDGGPRAGAMTTDLLAEHLQEIRALRRRLEESIQTNERLREQLERRLAEVERDPATNIFIQGSEEQGQMASEVRFLWEQNRSLKEQLAQGSRDKQKENEALRETLARRTARLEQSRAELEALRQERARLTPSAQENQTLSDALQHSRDELHRLQSDVNLQRQQLSDSQHLLQSLRVELQVCERIKADAPSATEGEGSPRPPGPLDLSELLVEVRRLRLQLETSIQTNTALRQRLEEQLLRGRHADTININYLLPASDEGGRSPGQENRDPAHRASHSPVLRETRRREENSSQQLSSCSSSSESGAPGPPSRLVPGHRLWASRHGPHVLGLIQDHHALRKQISEGRRLTQHMDAQLQEGRPHLRSLSSSVGTMQQVLEEASRLLHLVWRVSLPTGGHTAGDHGSNQQEELLRSEVSRLRSRLSQQERLLSGAVKRLRTTNQLKEGMEKVIIDQLSVTHGVLKKARGNLEEVPINGQ from the exons ATGAGGATAGTACTAGAGTTAACGGTATGTTATTTCCGTGTATGCTTTCCGAAAGAGGGATGTGATCTGGG CTGCAGACTGCCAGACTCCATGGACGATGGAGACTGTTCCCCTGACAGCATGACAG CTCTATCCTTCCCAGATAAGATGACCCCCATAAAATTACTCACCATGAAGGACTACGAGAAT CAAATTGCAGCTCTAAAGAAGGAGAACTTTAACCTTAAGCTGCGAATATATTTCATGGAGGAGCGCATGCAGCAAAAGTGTGATGACTCAACAGAAGACGTATTCAAAACG AACATTGAGCTGAAGGTGGAGTTGGAGTCCATGAAGAGAGATATGTCAGAGAAACAGGAGCTGCTGGTGTCTGCATC GAAAGCTCTGGAGAGTCTGGCCGTTCGAGACACGGGGGACTGCCAGCGTGTCGGGGAACGGGCTCGGAGAGACATGGACGCTCTGCAACAAGCGCTCAACAAGAAGATAGCTGACCTGGAGCAG GATCTGCAtgcagcagaggaggaggtggagaagatggCTGCCATCGCTGAGAAGGAGAAGCTGAGGAATATTGACCTGGAGAAGCAGCTAGTGGCCCTGGGTCTGTCTGAGGCCTTCACCCCGGTCCATGAGCCTAACAATGACCTACAGCAAGCCTTGCGGGAGAAAGATGG CATCATAGAGAACCTCCGGATTTCTTTAAGGGACAAGGAAGGTTTGATAAATCAGAAGACTAATGCGGACCAGGGAGCAGAAACACCAGCACACGACCACATCAAACAACTGACCATCCTTATCTGCGACAAAGATCAACAACTCCAG GAGCTGAGGGAGCAGTTGGGAGGAGAAAGGGACAAGGCACAGAGGGATTACAAG gGATTTGCAAAGAGAGAGCATGATGTCACCCAGTTGGAGTCCACCAATAAGCTGCTGAATAATGAGCTTACTCAGATCAAAAGCAGCAATGAGCACTTGACCAAAACACTGGCAGAGGCCCAGAATCAAAGCAAG GCGCTTTCTGGAAAGTTGGATGAGAAGGAGAATGATCTTTGCTCTGAGAGGAAAAACTCTCTGAAACGAGATAAAACCATCCAGGGTCTCTCTCAAGTCctcaaagaaaaagaaaaggag ATCTTGGAGTTGTGTCATGAGATTGAGGACCGGGATGAGGCTTTGGCAAAGGCACGAGAGACTGCACATAAAGCACAACTTCAAAAATACCAG GGTGCAGAGGAGCACCAGAGTCTGCTAATGGAGAAGCAGGCAGAGCTTGCTCACCTTCAAGGAGAGCACCACACCAAGGTGCTGGAAGCCCAAAAACTGCAGCGTGCCCTGGCCAGAAGGGAGCAGGAGCTGGCAGACATGCAACAGGCCAAGGAGCAACTGGAGTTTGAGCTGGAGGACTTCCaacagcagaagaagaaaggagATAAAGCTCTGAAT GACTTGCAGAACCAGCTGAAGAAGCTGAGtggggagatcggggacagggaGAGCGCTCTGGAGCAACACTACCAGGCTCTTCTGGATGAGACCACCAGAAAGCTGCAGGTCCATGAGGTCTCCATTCAGCGCCTCACCTCCACTCTGGCAGACaaggagcagcagctgcag GAGTATTTGAACATGGTGAGAGATTTTGAGCAGAGCAGAAGCCCCGGAGGAAGTGACGTCATGCTTTCCAAGCTTCGAGACCGActcaaagagaaggagaaggctcTTGAG AAGGCATTGGACGAGAAGTTTGCAGCCATTGAAGAGAAAGACAATGAAATACACCAACTGCAGTTGGCTTTAAGAGAAAAGGAGCGAGATCTCGAGAGACTCAACAACTTGCTGACTCACAACAATGAAACCATTAAT AGTTTTGACAGTGTGATCAAGGAGAAGGATGTGGAGCTGCAGCACCTGGCCAACACACTGAACAACCTGCAGAGAGCCAAGCAGGACCTGGAGGACAACCTGAACAGAGCTCTGAGGGAGAAGGACTCCATCATCAGCCAGCTGCAGCTCTCGCTGCAGGGCAAGACCAACGACATGGAG GAAATGGCCCAAGCAATGCTCAGCCAGTCCCAAAGTCAGGCCCACGACCTTGCCGAGAAAATGGGCCAGCGGTTAAAGGTGACGGAGGCCATGTTGGCAGAGGCCACTAAGGCCAGGGAGAACCTGGTGACGGACAATGAGTCCGCAGTGGAAGGCTTGTTGGCCACCATCGGCAGCAAGGACAAACTGTTGAAG GAGTCCTCTGAGCACTACAACCGCATGCTGTCTGAGTACACACGGGAGATCCAGGAGCTGAAGAGACAGCTGGTGGacgggcagcagcagctccgcGCCGCTGAGAAGCACCGCTCTACCGCCACCCAGGACGGCCACCTGGAGGCTGCTGAGCTCAAGCTGCTGTTGGTAGAGAAGGATAGCCTGATCAAA GAGCTGATGGAGCGCGGTCAGAACACAGATGGGTTCCTGGCTGAGCCAAGGATCAAGGAGGAGTCGGATCATGTGTTGGAACTCAAACACACTGTACAAATCCTGAAGGAAAGGCTGATCGAAAGGGAAG CCGAGCTAACCAAGATGAATGGTGAAGGACATATAGAGAACATCACGGTCACCAGGAGGACCATGGTCATCCTGAAGAAGGAGCTGGCACAGCAAACGGAGGCACTGAACAAGGCCTTGAAGAGGGAGAATGGACTGAAG ATTTCCCTGGCAGAGCTCCAGTCGACGTTGGCTGAGCTGGAGGCCCTCGTTCAGGGCCACCAAGCGAACGCAGAGTCCCTCACCAGCACTCTGGAGACCAAGGATCAGATCATCGCC GAGCTCCACCAGCGTCTGGGTCAGCGtggggacagacagactggcaACGGCCAGGAACATGGCTCTGCTACGGACACCGGTGCGGAGAGGTCGACGTCTAGCCTGCCTCAGAGGGAGAGGACCATCATTGGAGGAGACAGCCAGCAAAAG GATTTGCCCAGCTTGTCCTCCGTACATGATGAGCACGCGGCCCTGACCCGGGCCCTGAAGACAGAGCAGCAGCTCTTCTCCAGCCTCATCCGAACCGTCAAAGAGCAGGACAG ctcCCAGCGTCTGCATGCGCTGCAGCTGGAGCTGACCGCTGTGCAGCTCCTCcggcagcagctggaggagggcATCCGGACCAACGAGGGGCTGAGGGACCAGCTGGAGGGAGAGCTGCTCCAGGCTCAGCTGCGAGAAG gtgTTGATCCCCAGGAGCTGCAGAGCATGAGGCACCAGCTGGAGGACGCCCAGCGCTGGAACGCCTCCCTGCAGGCCCGCCTCGGAGCCATCCAGAACCGGGCCGCCGGGGTGGGCGGAGCCAATGACACCG GGGACAGCTTGACCTTCCTCGGGGACCAGACCTCCTACATGAGCATCTGTGTTGGAGACAGACTGGAGGAGAGTCTGTCTCAGCTCTCTGCACCGGAGCTCAGACAGAAG GTGGTGGCCCTGCAGGAGTGTGTGAGTGGCCTGCAGAGTGTTAACATAGACCTGCAGCAGAAGGCCTTGCTGCTGGAGAGGAAAGAAGACAAGGAGAACCTCAGCCACGGCAACACTAGCCCAAGGACTCAG CTGCTAGCGGCGGGCCGGGCCGGCCAGCGACGGGGCGGCGACGGGACCCTGCGCCCCGGTCCAGGTCAACGGAGCCCAATGGAGGTCCTGCCGCCGCAG ACGGGGTCCCAAAGCCATTGTGACCATGACGACAGAAGCTTGTTCAGCACGGGAGAGCATCAGATCAGGTCCGGCGACGAGCGTTTGGAGCAGCAGGAACACAACATGGAAGAGATGGTGCTCCAGGGAACCACCTCACAACTCAG GGATGAGCTCCTGCGACTTGGATCAGAGAACAGAGAACTGCGCTGTCTCCTCCGTGAGGAGGTGTTGAAGGAGTCTGAATGGAAGGCCAGATCAGAGGACGTGTGCGATGGACCAGCAGGCCTCCATCAGACCGTACTGAGACTGAGAGACGAGGCCCAGGGTCACCTCAAAGTCATCGGCTCGTTGAAGGAGCAGCTGGAGAGGAAAGCTGTGGAGGCGTCTGATTGGGAGAGGAGAAACGGGACCCTGGAGGGTCCACTGAGCACCCAGCTGTTACACCACACGCCTGCCAGGCAGCGCCGCTCACATAAG GCTGGTGTCAGGTCTCGCCTCCCTGTGCCAGTGAGACTGATATCAGAACCAGGCAGCACCTTCTGGGTGGCCAACCAACCCCAAACtttgcaccaacacacagacaccgttGAGCCTCTGCGAGATATACACCTGAATCACATCTCTGAGTCGGACCAGCTCCTGTCCGAGGGCTTGGAGTACCCCCTGTCCCTAGAGCGCAGTACCACTCCCGGGTCCAACTTTGACGAGTACATCCATCGTAGCAGCTGCAGCCAAACAGTCTCCGATGATAACCCAGAGGACGGAGAGGCCCTCCTGGATGATGCCCGGGCTGACTCCTGCGCCTTGCTGGCCCAGTTGGAGCTGCTCCACCAGGAGTGCCAGGAGAAGGAGAGCCTCATTGACGGGCTGGAAGACAAGCTGGCCGAGTGGGAGGAGATCCACGCCCAGCTGCTTGAGAAGGACTGCCTGAACCGCCAGTACGCCGAGGCCCTGCAGGCTGCTGAATCCACCATCGCTTATCTCACCGCTTGCAACCTGGACAGCCATAGCGGCCTCGGCCTGGGCCAGCTCGAGCGCTCTTGTGCCGTCTCGGCGGGCTCAGATGGCAGCGCCCTGCAGAAGGAAAACGTGGAGCTCAACAAGATCCTGCAAGAGAAGGACAGGCTCAACGCCCACCTGGTGGAGTTCCTCAACATGACCGGCAGGGACATTGCTACCATACAAGCATCTTTGACCTCTCCCACAGCCGCAGCCTCTCTGGAGCTGTGTTCCAGGTTGGTGAGCGCCCTGCAGCAGATGAACGCATCTCTAGCGGCTCACAACCCAAGAGGCACTGTCGATGTGCCCTGGGGTTCTGACCGCAGTCAGGAGCAAAGTATGGACCGGCTTCAACAAGGGAGCTGGGAACTGAACCGACTGGATACCGAGTGTGAAGTAGGAACTCCTTCTGAGGCCAGCGGTGTACTTCCTGTTCTCAACCACACTGGCACTCAGCATAAGGACTACTTGATTAGGCAAATTGCAGGAGAGTCTGTGAACAAAGGCAGGTCCAGAGATGTAGAAGGCACATCGGGCTGCTCTGAAGGCAGTGTAACTAACGGAGAGCTCACCAAGTGTCTGTCAGACTGTCTGGCTGCAGCAGAGTCAGCCATCGCCTCTCTGGCAGCACACTGCACCAACACTCAGAGCTTGTCTTCTGGAAAATCCGCCCAGATCAGTCCTGAACTTCAACACCACCTGCAAAGGCTTCAGATCTCTCTGCAGGAGCTGGGGGATCTGGAGGACCACGGCCAGGTGGAGGCGGCCAAGAAACCCTCCCATAGGCACGgctctgctgcttctgctggcAGGAAGTCACAACCTTCTTCCCAGGAGCTCCATCGCAATATCCAACTCCTGTACCAGGCATTCTGCGATCACTCCCAGAGGATCTCTAACCTTCAGGCCAgcctgcaggaggagaggaggctccGAGGGGAGAATCAGACCCAAGCACCAGCAGTGGATTGCCTGAGTTCAGAGGGAATACCAGGCAATGTTCAGGCCCAGCTTGAGGGTCTTCAGAAGGCTCTGAAGGACAAGAAGAAGACGTGCAAGATCCTTGAGGAGAAACTGGCCTCCTCCTTAAAGCCGGTTATCATCCACAACCTGCCCTGTGACCCTGCTAAGAAAA CGCCACCTCTGGAGCAAGACGACAAGTGCGTGCAGGTGGATTTGCAGGACCTGGGTTACGAAACCAGTGGCAAGAGTGAGAACGATAGGGAAGAGAGCAGTAGCACAG ATCTGAAGGGTTGCTTGCAGCCCGGGGACAGCGCCTGCAGCCTGCCGTCCCTGCTGAAGGAGGTGCAaggctccttctcctccgctgAGTACCTGGACTCCACATCCACCTCCTACCCCAGCTCCcctgctctgagctccaacaAG gTGAGTCTAAAGAGCCTGCAGGCCTTCGAGGACTACGGCGTGTCTGAGGATCCTGTTGAGCTCAAGGCACAGGTCATGGAGCTGAGGCTTCAGCTGGAGAACCAGACCCGGGTCGCTCAGCAGATGCAGAGCCTACTGGGTCGCCACATCTTCCCCAGCAACCTGGTGTCCACGCCGGTGGACGCCTCCAGGGATCAACATGCTTGGCCCGGCGTGGTGTATGGACGCAGCCAGGAGAGGAGTCACTCTGCAGCGGAGCTGAAGGAAGGCCGGGACAGAGAGGGCcagaggatgagggaggagatCGGTGTGCTGAAGCAggagctggagagggagaggagtctGAACAGGAACATGAGTGAACAGCTGCAGCAGGTGCAGCAGCGCAGTCGCTCTGCCTCGCCCGCAAG GCTGGACTCCCTGGTGCAGTCTCAGGCCAGGGAGCTGTCCGCGCTCAGGCAGCAGATCAAGGAGCGCCGTGGCCTGGGGCTGTCCCACCGCaggcagctggaggagctgagccgGGCCTTCCAGGAGCTGCTGCAGGCCAGCGACGTGGATCTGTTCCGGGGAGATATCCTCCGAGGGCAGCTGGACAAGAGTATGGGcattctggagagactggaggggTGGCTTGACAGAG GAGACGGCCAACAGGACAATAAGGATGCTCTGGAGCTGGCCCAACG GTTGTCCAGGGAGCTGCAGGAGAAGAACCAGCAGGTGCAGAGCCTCCAGAGCCAGCTGAGGGGTCCCAGCGgggcctcctcctgctgctccagctcctcggAGCGGAGCCCGTCCTACGTGGTGTCGGGGTCGGGACGCGGTAGCCCCACCGCACAGAGTCCCACCGCCCGCAGCCCCTCAACCCACAGCGGAGCCCTGGCGCCTCACG GCCACACAGACGGGGGCGGCGCCAAAGCCGGGGGAGGCGTGGACCGGAGCCCCGGGGACCAGAGCCCCGGGGACCGTCACCGTAGCAGCAGGACACAGGGAGCCCGGCTGTGGAGGGAGAACGGCGGGCTGCAGGAGCAGCTGAGGGGCAGCCAGGAGCTCAACGCAACGCTGCGCAGCGAGCTGGAGCTCCAGCGCTCCGTCCAGGCCCAGCAGGGCCCCCGCCACCCAGAGCCCCGGGACTCCCCGGACGGGCCCGTGTCACCACCTCAGGCCGACTCGGATGGAAGAGAGGCTGAGGCACGGCCTGAGGCACGGGCAGCCGCGCGTCAGGACGGAGGGCCGCGGGCTGGGGCCATGACCACAG ACCTGCTGGCCGAACACCTGCAGGAGATCCGGGCCCTGCGGCGGCGGCTGGAGGAGAGCATCCAGACCAACGAGCGCCTCCGAGAGCAGCTGGAGAGGAGGCTGGCTGAGGTGGAGAGGGACCCAG CGACCAACATCTTCATCCAAGGCAGCGAGGAGCAGGGCCAGATGGCCAGCGAGGTGCGCTTCCTCTGGGAGCAGAACCGCAGCCTGAAGGAGCAGCTGGCCCAGGGCTCCAGAG ACAAGCAGAAGGAGAACGAGGCGCTGCGGGAGACCCTGGCCCGCCGCACGGCCCGGCTGGAGCAGAGCCGGGCGGAGCTGGAGGCCCTGAGGCAGGAGAGGGCCCGGCTGACGCCCAGCGCCCAGGAGAACCAGACGCTGAGCGACGCCCTGCAGCACAGCAGGGACGAGCTCCACAG GCTGCAGAGCGACGTGAACCTCCAGAGGCAGCAGCTGTCGGACTCCCAGCATCTGCTGCAATCGCTGCGCGTGGAGCTGCAGGTCTGTGAGCGCATCAAGGCGGACGCCCCCAGTGCAACAG AGGGCGAGGGCTCCCCGCGGCCCCCCGGGCCCCTGGACCTGTCggagctgctggtggaggtCCGCCGCCTGCGGCTGCAGCTGGAGACGAGCATCCAGACCAACACGGCGCTGCGGCAGAGGCTGGAGGAGCAGCTGCTGAGGGGCCGCCACGCCGACACCATCAACATCAACTACCTGCTGCCCGCCTCAG ATGAGGGAGGGCGATCCCCTGGACAGGAGAACCGGGACCCTGCTCACCGCGCCTCTCACAGCCCTGTTCTCCGAG